From the genome of Segatella hominis, one region includes:
- a CDS encoding SusC/RagA family TonB-linked outer membrane protein, translating into MMKRIAMLMGGAILSCGVAFAQTSVTGKVTSSDDGEPVVGASVRIIGSKTGTVTDIDGNFSLNVPADAKLEISYIGMNPQTVKASSNMKIVLTSDNKSLDEVIVTGYGNFKKSSFTGAAASMSTAKLSDVPSLSVEDKLSGNIPGVSISSFSGQPGAMNYIRIRGMGSINAGNDPLIVIDGTPVNSGNLSGFNDGSTGSGYNGSGTNALSTLNSNDIESITVIKDAAAASLYGSRAANGVLVITTKSGSAGKTQVDFRSDWGFSNMAINYRPTLDGDSRRALIYQGLKNYAFDNVDGTTDASAAAFADANIDDYAAKPENGWANWRDALFKNGSSQNYQASVTGGNDKTKFYASLSYANQNGIVDRSGLERMTGNVNVSHRFGKFKLDASTMISSMHQNSAMDGGASFAGAVSSAVWFLGPSNAIYDKNGNLLTKTDGAYNNSYNPIYENQHMSDRTNTTRSYSTLALEWNIWDNLKLREKVAYDYINSTEDVLWDKFCGNGSGSNGVMQRTYNEWTTMNTQTQLTYNKSFGAHNVDALLGFETEAWHNNNSYASGTDFPGNLYEFANSGDTSMQSYKYDSKMTSFLGRVNYNYNDLYYAGVSYRRDGSSRMARENRWGSFWSVSGAWRFGAEKFMDSIKDILSDGKIRVSYGVNGTLPSGLYSYMNLYKYGEYYNGSNGMGIIGVANKDLKWEQNKAWNFGLDLTFLNRISVTLDYYVRNTSNLIMNRPISMIPGYYDESSLLATMAQNVGSMRNQGIEVTISSTNIQKKDFLWTTSLNFGHNSNKVTELTGDDDKIISGAMIHQVGKPYYSYYMYEYAGVDPETGLESYYINDGTENARKTTTNVAEANKTIVGHHEPALEGGLSNFIKWKFIDFNFTLTYKLGGDSYDAATWLHDNGGTYALYGAIPSYYKLEDMWQKPGDNAKLPKFQAGYGKGVLSSRWLMPNDYLRLKNLTLGFSAPKEWISNLGLSKARVYFSANNLLTWKSKDLYVDPETPADGLCTFEMPALRTYTFGIELSF; encoded by the coding sequence ATGATGAAAAGAATCGCAATGTTGATGGGGGGGGCAATTCTCAGTTGTGGAGTAGCCTTTGCTCAAACATCCGTTACTGGTAAAGTTACCTCTTCAGATGATGGTGAGCCTGTAGTTGGCGCATCAGTCAGGATAATAGGTTCTAAGACTGGTACAGTAACCGACATCGATGGAAACTTCTCTTTGAATGTTCCTGCTGATGCTAAGTTGGAGATTTCATACATCGGTATGAATCCACAAACTGTCAAAGCAAGTTCTAATATGAAGATTGTTTTGACTTCTGATAACAAATCCTTGGATGAGGTGATTGTTACAGGTTATGGTAACTTCAAAAAATCCTCATTTACAGGTGCTGCTGCTTCCATGTCAACAGCTAAGTTGAGTGATGTTCCTTCACTTTCTGTTGAAGATAAGCTTTCTGGTAATATCCCAGGAGTTTCTATTTCTTCTTTCTCTGGCCAGCCAGGTGCAATGAACTATATCCGTATTCGTGGTATGGGTTCTATCAATGCAGGTAACGATCCATTGATTGTGATTGATGGTACTCCTGTGAACTCTGGTAACTTGAGTGGTTTCAATGATGGAAGTACTGGAAGTGGTTATAATGGTTCTGGTACCAATGCACTTTCTACATTGAACAGCAACGATATCGAATCTATCACTGTTATCAAGGATGCTGCCGCAGCCTCTTTGTATGGTTCTCGTGCAGCCAATGGTGTGCTTGTCATTACAACTAAGAGTGGTAGTGCAGGTAAGACCCAGGTTGATTTCCGTAGCGACTGGGGATTCTCTAACATGGCTATCAACTATCGTCCAACGTTGGATGGTGATTCTCGTCGTGCCTTGATTTATCAAGGTTTGAAAAACTATGCTTTTGATAATGTTGATGGTACAACCGATGCTTCGGCTGCAGCATTTGCTGATGCTAATATTGATGATTATGCAGCAAAACCAGAGAATGGCTGGGCTAATTGGCGTGACGCTCTCTTCAAAAATGGTTCTAGCCAGAACTATCAGGCAAGTGTAACTGGTGGTAATGATAAGACCAAGTTCTATGCATCTTTGTCATATGCAAATCAGAATGGTATTGTTGACCGTTCAGGCTTGGAACGTATGACAGGTAATGTAAACGTTTCCCATCGTTTTGGTAAGTTCAAGTTGGATGCTAGCACAATGATTTCATCTATGCATCAGAACTCTGCCATGGATGGTGGCGCTTCTTTTGCTGGTGCCGTCTCAAGTGCAGTATGGTTCCTCGGCCCTTCTAATGCTATCTATGACAAGAATGGTAATTTGCTGACAAAGACAGATGGTGCTTATAACAATAGTTATAACCCTATTTATGAGAACCAGCACATGTCTGATAGAACCAACACGACACGTTCTTACAGCACCTTGGCTCTCGAATGGAACATTTGGGACAACTTGAAGTTGCGTGAGAAGGTAGCTTACGACTACATCAACTCTACCGAGGATGTGCTTTGGGACAAATTCTGTGGTAATGGTTCTGGCTCAAATGGTGTGATGCAGCGTACTTACAATGAGTGGACAACCATGAACACTCAGACACAGTTGACATACAATAAGTCTTTTGGAGCCCACAATGTGGATGCTTTGCTTGGTTTCGAGACAGAGGCATGGCATAACAACAACTCATACGCTTCCGGTACAGACTTCCCTGGCAACTTGTATGAGTTCGCTAACTCTGGCGATACCTCTATGCAGAGTTACAAGTATGACTCAAAGATGACTTCTTTCTTGGGTCGTGTCAACTACAACTATAACGATTTGTATTATGCTGGTGTAAGCTATCGTCGTGATGGTAGTTCTCGTATGGCACGTGAGAATCGTTGGGGTTCGTTCTGGTCTGTATCTGGTGCTTGGCGCTTTGGTGCAGAAAAGTTCATGGATTCTATCAAGGATATATTGAGCGATGGTAAGATTCGTGTATCTTATGGTGTGAACGGAACTCTTCCATCTGGCTTGTATAGTTACATGAACCTTTATAAGTATGGTGAGTACTACAATGGTAGCAATGGTATGGGTATCATTGGTGTAGCTAACAAGGACTTGAAGTGGGAGCAGAACAAGGCTTGGAACTTTGGTCTTGACTTGACATTCCTCAACCGTATTTCTGTAACATTGGATTACTACGTACGTAATACATCCAATTTGATTATGAACCGTCCTATCTCTATGATTCCAGGTTACTATGATGAATCTTCTCTGTTGGCTACCATGGCTCAGAATGTAGGTTCTATGCGTAACCAAGGTATTGAGGTGACCATTTCTTCTACCAACATTCAGAAGAAGGACTTCCTTTGGACTACTTCTCTGAACTTTGGTCATAACTCCAACAAGGTAACAGAGTTGACAGGTGATGATGACAAGATTATCAGCGGTGCCATGATTCATCAGGTAGGTAAGCCTTACTATTCTTACTATATGTATGAGTATGCAGGTGTTGACCCTGAGACAGGTTTGGAGAGCTATTACATCAATGATGGAACTGAGAATGCTCGCAAGACCACTACTAATGTAGCTGAGGCAAACAAGACTATTGTTGGTCATCATGAGCCAGCACTTGAGGGCGGTTTGTCTAACTTCATCAAGTGGAAGTTTATCGACTTCAACTTTACTTTGACCTATAAGTTGGGCGGTGACTCTTACGATGCTGCTACTTGGTTGCACGATAATGGTGGTACATACGCCCTCTATGGAGCAATCCCTTCTTACTATAAGTTGGAGGATATGTGGCAGAAGCCAGGCGATAATGCTAAGTTGCCTAAGTTCCAGGCTGGTTATGGTAAGGGTGTGTTGTCTTCTCGTTGGTTGATGCCTAACGATTATCTTCGCTTGAAGAACCTTACCTTAGGTTTCTCAGCACCAAAGGAGTGGATCAGCAACCTTGGCTTGAGCAAGGCTCGTGTATATTTCTCTGCCAACAACTTGTTGACCTGGAAGTCTAAGGATCTTTATGTTGATCCAGAGACACCAGCGGATGGCTTGTGTACATTCGAAATGCCAGCTTTGAGAACTTATACATTTGGTATCGAACTTAGTTTCTAA
- a CDS encoding AAA family ATPase translates to MDKLIGRKLEQAKLQACMESERSEFVVVYGRRRIGKTFLVRRFFKDNYAFSFVGKHEMRREQQLAEFAKELMCYSHSTFVPQLKNWTEAFDALQRLLETYNIPGKKVVFFDEMPWMDTPKSDFVSALENFWNGWANMRDDIVLVACGSATSWMVDKLLHNQGGLFNRITQKIYLRPFKLSEMEQYLDEKHFGWNRYQIAQCYMILGGIPFYLTLLNPELSLLGNIDELFFADAHAMLRTEYNELYSTLFKRPDNYLAVIRMLTERKEGFTRKEINEKTKLGGAALSKILSDLEQCDFIFSYARYGNAKNNAIYRIKDFYTLFYYKYVNGIDTKDSLRWTHLSSTPQVSSWQGFSFELLCLLHLDEIKKALGIDRILNDASAWRSRQPEQNTQIDLVIERADHNINLCEMKFSSGMYAIDKGYEQKLRERMSIFQAETMTRCSTRITLVTTYGVLQNKHSGIVNDEVLLDDLFE, encoded by the coding sequence ATGGATAAACTGATAGGAAGAAAGCTTGAACAGGCTAAACTTCAGGCTTGTATGGAGTCTGAACGCTCTGAATTTGTAGTCGTCTATGGTCGTAGGCGTATAGGAAAAACGTTTTTGGTAAGACGTTTTTTCAAGGACAACTATGCTTTCTCATTTGTAGGAAAACATGAAATGAGACGTGAACAACAATTGGCCGAGTTTGCTAAAGAACTGATGTGCTATTCTCATTCAACTTTTGTTCCACAGCTGAAAAACTGGACAGAAGCGTTTGATGCTTTGCAAAGATTATTAGAAACTTACAACATTCCAGGAAAAAAAGTTGTTTTTTTTGACGAAATGCCTTGGATGGATACACCTAAATCAGATTTCGTATCGGCATTGGAAAACTTCTGGAATGGATGGGCCAACATGCGTGATGATATTGTATTGGTGGCTTGCGGATCTGCCACATCATGGATGGTGGACAAACTCCTGCATAATCAGGGTGGACTTTTCAACCGCATTACCCAAAAAATTTATCTTCGTCCTTTTAAACTGAGTGAGATGGAGCAATATCTGGATGAAAAGCATTTTGGATGGAACCGTTATCAGATAGCCCAATGCTACATGATATTGGGCGGTATTCCCTTTTATCTGACATTGCTCAATCCCGAACTCTCCCTATTGGGCAATATTGACGAACTTTTCTTTGCAGATGCTCATGCCATGCTGCGGACCGAATATAATGAATTGTATTCCACCTTGTTCAAACGTCCAGACAACTATCTTGCAGTCATCAGGATGCTGACTGAACGGAAAGAGGGATTTACCAGAAAGGAAATCAACGAGAAAACTAAATTGGGTGGAGCTGCACTTTCTAAGATTCTGTCTGATTTGGAACAGTGTGATTTCATCTTTTCTTATGCCCGTTACGGCAATGCCAAGAACAATGCAATCTATCGCATCAAGGATTTTTATACCTTATTTTATTATAAATATGTGAATGGAATAGATACGAAAGACAGTCTTCGTTGGACTCATCTTTCATCTACGCCTCAGGTGTCAAGTTGGCAAGGCTTCAGTTTTGAACTTCTCTGCCTACTGCATTTGGATGAAATCAAGAAGGCTTTAGGGATAGATAGAATTCTCAATGATGCAAGTGCTTGGCGTAGCAGGCAACCCGAACAGAATACGCAAATCGACTTGGTGATAGAGCGTGCCGACCATAATATCAACCTTTGTGAAATGAAGTTTTCTTCAGGCATGTATGCTATTGATAAAGGTTATGAGCAGAAATTGAGAGAACGCATGTCTATTTTCCAGGCAGAAACCATGACCCGATGCAGCACCCGCATCACCCTGGTTACTACCTACGGAGTATTGCAGAACAAACATTCAGGCATTGTGAATGATGAAGTTTTGCTGGATGATTTGTTTGAATGA
- a CDS encoding enoyl-ACP reductase, whose product MTHNLLKGKRGIIFGALNEESIAWKVAEKAAEEGATIALSNTAMALRMGTLDKLAEQINAPIIAADATSVEDLEKVFIEAQEKLGGKIDFVLHSVAMSPNVRKHRTYDDLDYNFLNKTLDISAISFHKMLQVAKKLDAINEWGSVVALTYVASQRTFFGYNDMADAKSMLESIARSFGYIYGREKHVRINTISQSPTATTAGKGIKDIENMMDFADKMSPLGNAVAEDCANYCVMMFSDFTRKVTMQNLFHDGGFSSMGMSLRAMNQYAKDLAPYEDENGKVIYG is encoded by the coding sequence ATGACTCACAATTTGTTAAAAGGCAAGCGTGGCATCATCTTCGGTGCACTCAATGAGGAATCTATCGCTTGGAAAGTAGCCGAAAAGGCTGCTGAGGAAGGTGCAACTATCGCACTCAGTAACACAGCTATGGCCCTTCGCATGGGTACTCTCGACAAGCTCGCTGAACAAATCAACGCCCCTATCATCGCAGCTGATGCGACCAGCGTTGAAGATTTGGAAAAAGTATTCATTGAGGCTCAGGAGAAACTCGGTGGCAAAATCGACTTCGTGCTCCACTCTGTTGCTATGAGCCCTAACGTACGCAAGCACCGTACTTACGATGATCTCGATTACAATTTCCTGAATAAGACTCTGGATATTTCTGCTATCTCTTTCCACAAGATGTTGCAGGTAGCCAAGAAGCTCGACGCCATCAACGAGTGGGGTTCTGTAGTAGCCCTTACCTACGTGGCTTCTCAGCGTACCTTCTTCGGTTACAACGATATGGCTGACGCTAAGAGCATGCTCGAAAGCATCGCCCGCAGTTTCGGTTACATCTATGGTCGCGAGAAGCACGTACGTATCAATACCATCTCTCAGAGCCCTACTGCTACTACAGCTGGTAAGGGAATCAAGGACATCGAGAACATGATGGACTTCGCTGATAAGATGTCTCCTCTCGGAAACGCCGTAGCTGAGGATTGCGCTAACTACTGCGTGATGATGTTCTCTGACTTCACCCGCAAGGTAACCATGCAGAACCTCTTCCACGATGGTGGTTTCTCATCAATGGGTATGAGCCTCCGTGCCATGAACCAGTATGCCAAGGATCTGGCTCCTTATGAGGACGAGAACGGTAAGGTTATCTACGGATAA
- a CDS encoding GtrA family protein — protein MNIKEKYNQIDLAKRQKLGEVVRFAIVGGIATVLQYVIYLAAMPLLANLIPALGNSDHTLATVANTLAYILSFIFNFIASTRYTFKVKANAKRGAGFTFSHIVNYSMQTLFLNLFVGLGLAKQMAMIPTLCICIPVNFLLVRFFLKK, from the coding sequence ATGAATATCAAGGAAAAATATAACCAGATAGACCTCGCCAAGCGTCAAAAACTTGGCGAGGTCGTCCGTTTTGCAATCGTGGGTGGTATTGCTACCGTCCTGCAATACGTCATTTATCTTGCAGCCATGCCGCTGCTGGCAAACCTTATCCCAGCATTGGGAAACAGCGACCACACACTGGCTACTGTTGCCAACACACTGGCTTATATTCTCAGTTTCATCTTCAACTTCATTGCAAGCACCCGCTACACCTTCAAAGTGAAAGCCAATGCCAAGCGAGGGGCTGGTTTCACTTTCTCACATATCGTGAACTACAGTATGCAGACACTCTTCCTCAACCTCTTTGTTGGTTTGGGATTAGCTAAACAGATGGCCATGATTCCTACGCTCTGCATCTGCATACCAGTAAACTTCCTACTGGTAAGATTCTTTCTCAAGAAATAA
- a CDS encoding DUF6080 domain-containing protein, with protein MKKVFDIFRIKGEEKWSAIIALFVSIVLNALTIIRYNNQFSQLSENYHKLFVKAFHVAGFDPLTYAAVSQWNTEYNVYRHPLLAFFMYIPNQINQGLMMLTGYNCVQYIVGAILVFCAFYSFIFLYRIFREVIGTERWDANLLSAFYFSFAYVMVSAIVPDHFIMSMMILLTTLYITGVCIQKGRKLTIWQTILLFLFTAGVSLNNGLKTYLAALFTNGKHFFRIKYFLLGVILPSAVIWGFARWEYRTFVWPKEMARKEIKMKKDKEAREKLMQQYKDTAQVKDSADVAIAVKKIVKQKARDKYVRDHKQIWNKNKGKPIAKGEFSSWTDISTSRSETMVENFFGEAIMLHQDHLLGDVLRDRPVIVKYKSPVNYVVEGIIVILFILGLIAGRKSRFLWLTMMFFLFDFALHIGLGFGINEVYIMTAHYMYALPIAIGFLVEKAGTRYQADVEKDGYLSGKRRSGNWQTWGLRGLLLALTLYLWISNGYLLVNYMIG; from the coding sequence ATGAAAAAAGTATTCGATATTTTCCGCATCAAGGGAGAGGAAAAATGGTCGGCCATTATAGCGCTGTTCGTTTCCATCGTCCTCAATGCGCTGACCATCATCAGGTACAACAACCAGTTTTCCCAACTCTCGGAAAACTACCACAAGCTCTTTGTCAAGGCCTTCCATGTAGCTGGTTTTGACCCACTTACCTATGCGGCAGTTTCGCAGTGGAACACGGAATATAATGTCTATCGCCATCCACTGCTGGCATTTTTCATGTACATTCCCAACCAGATCAACCAGGGACTGATGATGCTGACGGGCTATAACTGCGTGCAATACATCGTGGGAGCTATTCTCGTATTCTGCGCTTTCTACTCCTTCATCTTCCTCTACAGAATATTCAGGGAAGTGATTGGTACAGAGCGCTGGGATGCCAATCTGCTTTCAGCATTCTACTTCTCGTTTGCATACGTCATGGTGTCGGCGATAGTGCCCGACCATTTCATCATGTCGATGATGATATTGCTCACCACGCTCTACATCACGGGTGTCTGCATCCAAAAGGGAAGAAAGCTCACCATTTGGCAAACGATTCTCCTCTTCCTCTTTACGGCAGGAGTTTCGCTCAACAACGGACTGAAGACATACCTCGCCGCTCTCTTTACCAATGGCAAGCACTTCTTCCGCATCAAATACTTCCTCTTAGGAGTCATTCTGCCTTCGGCTGTCATCTGGGGATTTGCACGTTGGGAATACCGCACCTTCGTATGGCCTAAGGAAATGGCACGCAAGGAAATCAAGATGAAGAAAGACAAGGAAGCCCGAGAAAAGCTCATGCAGCAATACAAGGATACTGCCCAGGTAAAAGATTCAGCTGACGTGGCTATTGCCGTGAAGAAAATCGTGAAACAGAAAGCACGCGACAAATATGTAAGAGACCATAAGCAGATATGGAACAAGAACAAGGGAAAACCGATTGCCAAGGGAGAATTCAGCAGTTGGACAGACATCTCGACTTCAAGGAGTGAGACCATGGTGGAAAACTTCTTCGGAGAAGCCATCATGCTGCATCAGGATCATCTGCTGGGCGATGTTCTCCGTGACCGACCAGTCATCGTAAAATACAAATCGCCAGTCAACTACGTCGTGGAAGGAATCATCGTTATTCTGTTTATCCTCGGACTCATTGCTGGCAGGAAGTCACGTTTTCTGTGGCTCACAATGATGTTCTTCCTCTTCGATTTTGCTCTACACATCGGTTTGGGATTCGGCATCAATGAGGTTTACATCATGACAGCCCATTATATGTATGCTCTCCCTATCGCTATCGGCTTTCTGGTGGAAAAAGCAGGAACCCGATATCAGGCAGATGTGGAAAAAGATGGATACCTGTCTGGAAAAAGGCGTTCCGGGAATTGGCAAACATGGGGACTCCGAGGATTGCTCCTCGCCCTCACACTCTATCTATGGATAAGCAACGGCTATCTGCTGGTTAATTATATGATAGGTTAA
- a CDS encoding beta-1,6-N-acetylglucosaminyltransferase has product MAHNNLEILQTLVSMLDDERNDIFLHIDLKSNMLANHPMSTSKARLFVLEHRVDVRWGNLSQIRTEYALLEEALKHGSYEYYHILSGQDLPIKTQDEIHQFFHEHRGKEFVGINRGEEFEWDCRRKMMRCWLLTRYTRTRWGWFNGITRRINKYLSLCLMPFVHRSKMDFAKGANWVSITQKCAEYVVSQKAFVLSRFNFTFCPDEFFLQTLVWNHPEFRQALYSETDEYEGCMRLIDWKRGNPYVWTSADKEELLHSNRLFARKFDLKDREIIKWVKETFS; this is encoded by the coding sequence ATGGCTCACAATAACCTGGAAATTCTGCAGACGTTAGTTTCCATGTTGGATGATGAGCGCAACGATATTTTCCTGCATATTGATCTCAAGTCTAATATGCTCGCAAACCATCCTATGTCCACCTCCAAGGCTCGCCTTTTTGTTTTGGAACATCGGGTGGATGTGCGTTGGGGTAATCTCAGTCAAATTCGAACTGAATATGCTTTGCTTGAAGAGGCTTTGAAGCATGGATCATACGAGTATTATCATATTCTTAGCGGACAGGATTTGCCTATCAAAACGCAGGATGAAATCCACCAGTTCTTCCATGAGCACAGAGGCAAGGAGTTTGTGGGCATCAATCGTGGTGAAGAATTTGAATGGGATTGCCGCCGCAAGATGATGAGATGCTGGCTTCTTACTCGCTATACACGCACCAGATGGGGCTGGTTCAATGGAATTACCAGGCGCATCAATAAGTATCTTTCGCTCTGCCTGATGCCTTTTGTTCACCGCTCGAAAATGGATTTTGCCAAGGGAGCCAACTGGGTAAGTATCACACAGAAGTGTGCTGAGTATGTGGTCAGCCAGAAGGCGTTTGTACTCAGCCGATTCAATTTCACTTTCTGTCCCGATGAGTTCTTCCTGCAGACCTTAGTATGGAATCATCCGGAATTCAGACAGGCATTGTATTCTGAAACAGATGAATATGAGGGGTGTATGCGACTGATAGACTGGAAACGGGGCAATCCTTATGTCTGGACATCGGCAGATAAAGAAGAACTTCTGCATTCCAATCGTCTTTTCGCCCGCAAGTTTGACTTGAAAGATCGGGAAATCATAAAATGGGTAAAGGAAACTTTCAGTTGA
- a CDS encoding DUF6080 domain-containing protein, whose protein sequence is MNNIFKIKKEERLFALVAFLLIVAFNVLMVTYHYADFSKNGNVGYWTIFTKNFQVSGFDPYTYLTLSKWKVYYTEYRHPMLPFFLYPLTMLNEWLMELTSRNCATTIVAVMMTFLGTYSTIFIRRIFREIMQLKAADSNLLTFLLFSFAYVLLVTFVDDHFGMSLFFLSMTLYLAGRQQQQHQGMPWWQCALLFFFTAGITLSNGAKTFLAALFTNGKKLFRPKYLALGIILPTLLIGAAGIYQNRAFIIPNRQEGLRLVQKKAAKDSTFRAKMAQKEAHDKEIAGKNIQQKGMLKWADMSVSRSESLIENVFGESLMLHKEHLLEDIHSHRPIFVKYQTPIPYIIELAIVALLITGLWLGRRSPFLWLTGSWVLCDAFIHLVMGFGLNEVYIMAAHWAFIIPIAIGYILKQGKEKYTKFLRPALAILAIFLFFYNSTLIFDYLTR, encoded by the coding sequence ATGAACAATATATTCAAGATTAAGAAAGAAGAAAGGCTCTTTGCGCTCGTAGCCTTCCTGCTCATTGTTGCCTTCAACGTGCTGATGGTAACCTACCACTATGCAGATTTCAGCAAGAATGGAAATGTAGGTTACTGGACCATCTTTACCAAAAATTTCCAGGTATCGGGGTTCGACCCATATACTTATCTCACACTCTCCAAATGGAAAGTGTATTATACGGAATACAGGCATCCGATGCTTCCCTTCTTTCTCTATCCTTTGACGATGCTTAATGAATGGCTGATGGAACTGACTTCCAGGAATTGCGCCACTACCATCGTGGCTGTGATGATGACTTTCCTGGGCACCTATTCCACGATTTTCATACGAAGGATTTTCAGGGAGATCATGCAACTGAAGGCTGCCGACAGTAATCTGCTCACATTCCTGCTCTTTTCCTTCGCCTACGTTCTGCTGGTTACTTTCGTAGATGATCACTTCGGAATGTCACTCTTTTTCCTGTCGATGACGCTTTATCTGGCAGGTCGCCAGCAACAGCAGCACCAAGGAATGCCCTGGTGGCAATGCGCCCTTCTTTTCTTCTTTACGGCAGGAATCACACTCAGCAATGGAGCCAAAACCTTCCTTGCCGCCCTTTTCACCAACGGCAAGAAACTCTTCCGTCCGAAATATCTGGCGTTAGGAATTATCCTGCCTACACTGCTGATAGGAGCTGCAGGAATTTATCAGAACCGCGCCTTCATTATTCCCAACCGTCAGGAAGGTTTGCGCCTGGTACAGAAAAAGGCTGCCAAGGACAGTACTTTCAGAGCAAAAATGGCACAGAAAGAGGCTCATGATAAGGAAATTGCCGGCAAGAACATTCAGCAGAAAGGCATGCTGAAATGGGCAGACATGTCGGTTTCCCGCTCTGAATCACTGATAGAAAATGTATTCGGCGAATCGCTGATGCTGCACAAGGAACATCTGCTGGAGGATATTCATAGTCATAGACCGATATTCGTTAAATACCAGACTCCTATACCTTATATAATAGAACTGGCAATCGTAGCCCTACTGATTACGGGTCTATGGTTGGGCAGACGTTCCCCATTCCTGTGGCTCACTGGTTCTTGGGTGCTCTGCGATGCTTTCATCCATCTGGTAATGGGATTCGGACTGAATGAAGTTTACATCATGGCAGCCCACTGGGCTTTCATCATCCCTATTGCCATCGGATATATTCTCAAGCAAGGCAAGGAAAAATATACCAAGTTCTTGCGCCCGGCATTGGCAATCTTAGCCATCTTCCTATTCTTCTACAACAGTACACTGATTTTCGACTATCTTACAAGATAG
- a CDS encoding glycosyltransferase family 2 protein: MLTVSILTPVYGVEKYIEQCARSLFGQSYAQIEYIFVDDCTPDRSISILESLIQEYPERASQIRIIHHEKNRGVGAARQNALMAAHGDYIMFVDSDDFLPENAVEKLIEKTKGQTGLTENTQGQADLIDGSYCEWNSGKASEPQRPFTENGEVFLKMLICQNIITNRLWGRLYRRQMIMEHEIFFEEGINYAEDLFWNAQFLYHSIQDKRTANYASPQTREVGKNKVGSKKNGNHKVCINDVVYYYRTDNINSYNHNISEKNLLSYFKSTRHLIDFFEKYDTANTYRRAIDIGVVNAYRWARNAKVSLAQVDKSLNYIPHSHIIRLVIQLIKWGIPANCVNLLYLSYRRLLGTK; encoded by the coding sequence ATGCTAACGGTCAGTATCCTGACTCCTGTCTATGGAGTAGAAAAATATATCGAACAATGTGCCCGCTCATTGTTCGGGCAGTCGTATGCACAAATCGAATACATATTTGTGGACGACTGTACGCCCGACCGCAGTATCTCCATTCTGGAATCTCTCATCCAAGAATATCCAGAAAGGGCTTCGCAGATACGCATCATCCATCATGAGAAAAATAGGGGCGTGGGAGCGGCAAGACAAAACGCACTCATGGCTGCACACGGCGACTACATCATGTTTGTAGATAGTGACGACTTCCTGCCTGAAAATGCAGTGGAAAAACTGATAGAAAAAACAAAGGGACAGACAGGTCTGACGGAAAATACGCAAGGACAGGCTGACCTGATAGACGGAAGCTACTGTGAATGGAACAGCGGAAAGGCCTCAGAACCTCAAAGACCTTTTACTGAAAATGGAGAGGTGTTCCTCAAAATGCTCATCTGCCAGAACATCATCACAAACCGGTTATGGGGAAGACTCTACAGACGACAGATGATCATGGAACATGAAATCTTCTTTGAAGAAGGAATCAACTATGCGGAAGATCTCTTCTGGAATGCCCAATTTCTCTATCATTCCATTCAGGACAAGAGGACTGCAAACTACGCAAGCCCACAGACAAGAGAAGTTGGAAAGAATAAAGTTGGAAGCAAAAAAAATGGAAACCATAAGGTCTGCATCAATGATGTAGTCTATTATTATCGTACAGATAATATCAATTCCTACAATCACAACATATCCGAGAAGAATCTTCTTTCGTATTTCAAATCCACCAGACATCTGATAGATTTCTTTGAGAAATATGACACGGCAAACACTTACCGGAGAGCCATTGACATCGGTGTAGTAAATGCTTACCGCTGGGCAAGAAATGCCAAGGTCAGTCTGGCTCAAGTAGATAAAAGCTTGAACTATATCCCCCACAGTCACATTATCCGGCTCGTCATCCAACTCATCAAATGGGGTATTCCGGCAAACTGCGTCAATCTCCTCTATCTCTCATACAGAAGATTGTTGGGAACGAAATAG